One genomic window of Caenorhabditis elegans chromosome I includes the following:
- the erp-44.1 gene encoding Thioredoxin domain-containing protein (Confirmed by transcript evidence), protein MAHALREIQAHSILMKNQMLRWLSLLLFCPALLNAEVVSLTSQNFEQTIQANELVFVNFYADWCRFSQMLKPIFLEASEKFKDAAPGKIMWASVDADKNNDIATKYHVNKYPTLKLFRNGEAAKREYRSSRSVEALSEFINKQMEVTVKKFIEKNALQAAHNPEKNTFIGYFHDENSVEYKNLMNVAMFYRDECEFMVGIGDLNFPGEAPAAGQPPKLVFQPSNKAVNPAQIPFSGDFATYEYLKQWVADKCVPLVREITFQNAEELTEEGLPFMILFKKSDDKVSEKIFTDAIVRELPDQRKAINCLVGDGTIFKHPLSHLGKSESDLPVIAIDSFRHMYLFKNFEDVNVPGKLREFVLDLHSGKLHREFHHGPDPVTGNQAPDTEPPPSTFEKLKPASSRYTILDKTEL, encoded by the exons ATGGCACATGCTCTCAGAGAGATACAAGCACACAGTATTCtcatgaaaaatc aaatgctGCGGTGGTTATCCCTACTTCTATTCTGTCCGGCTCTACTGAATGCTGAAGTTGTTTCATTGACATCACAAAACTTCGAGCAAACTATTC aagcAAATGAACTCGTTTTCGTGAATTTCTACGCAGATTGGTGCCGCTTCTCGCAGATGTTGAAACCCATTTTCTTGGAAGCTTCGGAAAAGTTCAAAGATGCGGCTCCGGGCAAGATTATGTGGGCTTCAGTGGATGCTGATAAGAACA ACGACATTGCCACAAAATATCATGTTAATAAATATCCAACTCTGAAGTTGTTCAGAAATGGAGAAGCCGCGAAAAGAGAGTACAG aagttcCCGATCCGTGGAGGCTCTTAGCGAATTCATCAATAAACAAATGGAAGTTACAGTGAAGAagtttattgagaaaaatgcacTTCAAGCTGCGCATAAT CCAGAAAAGAACACATTTATTGGATATTTCCATGATGAAAACAGTGTCGAGTACAAGAATCTCATGAACGTGGCAATGTTTTATCGTGATGAATGTGAATTTATGGTTGGAATCGGAGATTTGAACTTCCCTGGAGAGGCACCGGCTGCTGGTCAACCACCGAAACTCGTTTTCCAGCCATCTAATAAGGCTGTGAATCCAGCACAGATTCCATTCTCTGGAGATTTTGCCACTTATGAATATCTCAA acaatggGTTGCTGACAAATGTGTGCCATTAGTTCGTGAAATCACATTCCAAAATGCAGAAGAATTGACTGAAGAAGGACTTCCATTTATGATtcttttcaagaaatctgATGATAAAGTCAGTGAGAAGATCTTCACTGATGCAATTGTTCGAGAACTTCCTGATCAGAGAAAAG CAATTAACTGCTTGGTCGGTGATGGAACAATCTTCAAGCATCCACTCAGTCACTTGGGTAAATCGGAATCCGATCTTCCAGTCATTGCAATTGATTCTTTCCGACATATGTATTTATTCAAGAATTTCGAAGATGTCAA cgTCCCCGGAAAACTCCGCGAATTCGTGCTCGATCTGCACAGCGGAAAGCTTCATCGCGAATTCCACCATGGTCCAGATCCAGTG ACTGGAAATCAAGCACCGGACACTGAGCCACCACCGTCTACATTCGAGAAGTTGAAGCCTGCTTCTTCGAGATACACAATTCTTGACAAAACGGAACTttaa
- the atp-3 gene encoding Oligomycin sensitivity conferral protein (Confirmed by transcript evidence), translated as MAQLMKRGFSTSAALAKAQLVKTPIQVHGVEGRYAAALYSAGHKQNKLDQISTDLNNVRSVYKDNKKFQEFVLDPTLKANKKKTAIEAISTKLGLTKETGNFLGLLAENGRLNKLESVVSSFESIMRAHRGELFVQVTSAEELSSSNQKALSDALSKIGKSGQKLTVTYAVKPSILGGLVVTIGDKYVDLSIASRVKKYKDALATAI; from the exons ATGGCGCAACTCATGAAACGCGGATTCTCCACGAGCGCTGCTCTCGCTAAGGCTCAGCTGGTGAAGACCCCGATTCAGGTTCATGGAGTCGAGGGACGTTACGCCGCCGCTCTTTACTCAGCCGGACACAAACAGAACAAGCTCGACCAGATTTCCACAGATCTGAACAATGTTCGCTCCGTGTACAAGGACAACAAGAAGTTCCAAGAGTTCGTCCTCGACCCAACTCTCAAGGCCAACAAGAAGAAGACCGCCATCGAGGCTATCTCAACTAAATTGGGGCTTACCAAAGAGACTGGAAACTTCCTTG GACTTTTGGCTGAGAACGGACGTCTGAACAAGCTCGAGTCAGTTGTTTCTTCATTCGAATCCATCATGCGCGCTCACCGTGGAGAACTTTTCGTTCAG gtCACCTCCGCCGAAGAATTGAGCTCATCAAACCAGAAGGCATTGTCTGATGCCCTTAGCAAGATCGGAAAGTCTGGACAAAAGCTCACGGTGACTTATGCCGTCAAGCCATCGATTCTTGGAGGACTTGTTGTCACTATCGGAGACAAGTACGTCGATCTGTCGATCGCTTCCCGTGTCAAGAAATACAAGGATGCCCTTGCCACCGCCATctaa
- the erp-44.1 gene encoding Thioredoxin domain-containing protein (Confirmed by transcript evidence) produces MLRWLSLLLFCPALLNAEVVSLTSQNFEQTIQANELVFVNFYADWCRFSQMLKPIFLEASEKFKDAAPGKIMWASVDADKNNDIATKYHVNKYPTLKLFRNGEAAKREYRSSRSVEALSEFINKQMEVTVKKFIEKNALQAAHNPEKNTFIGYFHDENSVEYKNLMNVAMFYRDECEFMVGIGDLNFPGEAPAAGQPPKLVFQPSNKAVNPAQIPFSGDFATYEYLKQWVADKCVPLVREITFQNAEELTEEGLPFMILFKKSDDKVSEKIFTDAIVRELPDQRKAINCLVGDGTIFKHPLSHLGKSESDLPVIAIDSFRHMYLFKNFEDVNVPGKLREFVLDLHSGKLHREFHHGPDPVTGNQAPDTEPPPSTFEKLKPASSRYTILDKTEL; encoded by the exons atgctGCGGTGGTTATCCCTACTTCTATTCTGTCCGGCTCTACTGAATGCTGAAGTTGTTTCATTGACATCACAAAACTTCGAGCAAACTATTC aagcAAATGAACTCGTTTTCGTGAATTTCTACGCAGATTGGTGCCGCTTCTCGCAGATGTTGAAACCCATTTTCTTGGAAGCTTCGGAAAAGTTCAAAGATGCGGCTCCGGGCAAGATTATGTGGGCTTCAGTGGATGCTGATAAGAACA ACGACATTGCCACAAAATATCATGTTAATAAATATCCAACTCTGAAGTTGTTCAGAAATGGAGAAGCCGCGAAAAGAGAGTACAG aagttcCCGATCCGTGGAGGCTCTTAGCGAATTCATCAATAAACAAATGGAAGTTACAGTGAAGAagtttattgagaaaaatgcacTTCAAGCTGCGCATAAT CCAGAAAAGAACACATTTATTGGATATTTCCATGATGAAAACAGTGTCGAGTACAAGAATCTCATGAACGTGGCAATGTTTTATCGTGATGAATGTGAATTTATGGTTGGAATCGGAGATTTGAACTTCCCTGGAGAGGCACCGGCTGCTGGTCAACCACCGAAACTCGTTTTCCAGCCATCTAATAAGGCTGTGAATCCAGCACAGATTCCATTCTCTGGAGATTTTGCCACTTATGAATATCTCAA acaatggGTTGCTGACAAATGTGTGCCATTAGTTCGTGAAATCACATTCCAAAATGCAGAAGAATTGACTGAAGAAGGACTTCCATTTATGATtcttttcaagaaatctgATGATAAAGTCAGTGAGAAGATCTTCACTGATGCAATTGTTCGAGAACTTCCTGATCAGAGAAAAG CAATTAACTGCTTGGTCGGTGATGGAACAATCTTCAAGCATCCACTCAGTCACTTGGGTAAATCGGAATCCGATCTTCCAGTCATTGCAATTGATTCTTTCCGACATATGTATTTATTCAAGAATTTCGAAGATGTCAA cgTCCCCGGAAAACTCCGCGAATTCGTGCTCGATCTGCACAGCGGAAAGCTTCATCGCGAATTCCACCATGGTCCAGATCCAGTG ACTGGAAATCAAGCACCGGACACTGAGCCACCACCGTCTACATTCGAGAAGTTGAAGCCTGCTTCTTCGAGATACACAATTCTTGACAAAACGGAACTttaa
- the atp-3 gene encoding Oligomycin sensitivity conferral protein (Confirmed by transcript evidence) — MRIFIPSKPLYLYLTILHEKVMAQLMKRGFSTSAALAKAQLVKTPIQVHGVEGRYAAALYSAGHKQNKLDQISTDLNNVRSVYKDNKKFQEFVLDPTLKANKKKTAIEAISTKLGLTKETGNFLGLLAENGRLNKLESVVSSFESIMRAHRGELFVQVTSAEELSSSNQKALSDALSKIGKSGQKLTVTYAVKPSILGGLVVTIGDKYVDLSIASRVKKYKDALATAI, encoded by the exons atGCGAATTTTTATCCCAAGCAAGCCTCTTTACCTATATTTGACTATTCTTCACGAAAAA GTAATGGCGCAACTCATGAAACGCGGATTCTCCACGAGCGCTGCTCTCGCTAAGGCTCAGCTGGTGAAGACCCCGATTCAGGTTCATGGAGTCGAGGGACGTTACGCCGCCGCTCTTTACTCAGCCGGACACAAACAGAACAAGCTCGACCAGATTTCCACAGATCTGAACAATGTTCGCTCCGTGTACAAGGACAACAAGAAGTTCCAAGAGTTCGTCCTCGACCCAACTCTCAAGGCCAACAAGAAGAAGACCGCCATCGAGGCTATCTCAACTAAATTGGGGCTTACCAAAGAGACTGGAAACTTCCTTG GACTTTTGGCTGAGAACGGACGTCTGAACAAGCTCGAGTCAGTTGTTTCTTCATTCGAATCCATCATGCGCGCTCACCGTGGAGAACTTTTCGTTCAG gtCACCTCCGCCGAAGAATTGAGCTCATCAAACCAGAAGGCATTGTCTGATGCCCTTAGCAAGATCGGAAAGTCTGGACAAAAGCTCACGGTGACTTATGCCGTCAAGCCATCGATTCTTGGAGGACTTGTTGTCACTATCGGAGACAAGTACGTCGATCTGTCGATCGCTTCCCGTGTCAAGAAATACAAGGATGCCCTTGCCACCGCCATctaa
- the F27C1.3 gene encoding Dauer Up-Regulated (Confirmed by transcript evidence) yields the protein MMSMELFGLQPIFMILLQLALCWTVPAAILVNCGKKSKGKKKYSDETGTTGGTTGGDDDDDDEDDEKRRKKKKNDAIAAKKKKAAAKEKGKIPAGAPKPPKNRAAIADTHDPNYQTLAGLNDNVFEQKQGGGGGGAAPKAPDGKPGMAGTHDPNYQTLAGLNDNVFDKKGGGGAGPQAPAAGGKPGMAATHDPNYQTLAGLNNNVFDQKGGVGGGGGGGNGAPAPPKAPAQHGAKAATHDPNYQTLAGLNQDVFGADKKKAY from the exons ATGATGAGCATGGAGTTATTTGGTTTACAG ccaatttttatgATACTTCTGCAACTTGCTCTGTGTTGGACAGTTCCGGCAGCTATTCTGGTGAACTGCGGGAAGAAGTcgaaaggaaagaaaaaatactCAGATGAAACAGGAACAACTGGAGGAACTACTGgaggtgatgatgatgacgatgatgaGGATGATGAAAAGCGTcgtaaaaagaagaaaaacgatGCGATTGcggcaaaaaagaaaaaagcagCAGCCAAGGAAAAGGGAAAGATTCCTGCCGGAGCTCCAAAGCCTCCGAAAAATCGTGCTGCAATTGCTGACACCCATGATCCCAACTACCAGACATTGGCCGGATTGAACGATAacgtttttgagcaaaaacaaggcggtggtggtggtggagctgCTCCAAAAGCTCCGGACGGAAAACCAGGAATGGCCGGAACTCATGATCCTAACTATCAAACTCTTGCCGGCTTGAATGATAATGTTTTCGATAAGAaaggtggtggtggagcaggACCACAGGCTCCAGCAGCAGGAGGTAAACCTGGAATGGCTGCAACACACGATCCAAACTATCAGACTCTTGCTGGTTTGAATAACAACGTGTTCGATCAAAAAGGTGGTGttggtggaggtggaggagGAGGAAATGGTGCACCAGCTCCACCAAAAGCTCCTGCTCAACATGGTGCTAAGGCTGCAACTCATGACCCGAACTACCAAACCCTGGCTGGTCTCAATCAAGATGTTTTCGGTGCAGATAAGAAGAAAGCTTATTGA
- the F27C1.4 gene encoding uncharacterized protein (Confirmed by transcript evidence; Similar to) yields MNSIVNGLYTFMSTTVVPAVTEQAANLVGGASALAEGATQALTQISQTALEWGSGSEDATASSEVFSWEQQGAAAASSDLQEDKKETTEDVHQEAIGASSPNTSIEWEVIHENPDETGPIRHNQFEMVQNNYEWMKNSK; encoded by the coding sequence ATGAACTCCATCGTCAATGGACTCTACACCTTCATGTCCACAACCGTCGTCCCAGCAGTCACAGAACAGGCAGCGAACCTTGTTGGAGGAGCTTCTGCACTTGCCGAAGGAGCAACACAGGCTCTAACACAAATCAGTCAGACTGCTCTCGAGTGGGGATCTGGCTCAGAGGATGCCACGGCTTCTTCTGAAGTCTTCTCATGGGAGCAACAAGGGGCGGCGGCGGCGTCGTCTGATCTTCAAGAGGATAAAAAGGAGACGACAGAGGATGTTCACCAGGAGGCGATAGGAGCATCGTCACCAAATACATCGATCGAATGGGAAGTGATCCATGAGAATCCAGACGAGACGGGTCCAATCAGGCACAATCAATTTGAGATGGTGCAAAACAACTACGAGTGGATGAAGAATTCCAAATGA
- the coq-1 gene encoding All trans-polyprenyl-diphosphate synthase PDSS1 (Confirmed by transcript evidence), giving the protein MGVLPKINIVARQFRKCSMAATSTSTSSSDNSVASTAFVQEHVRQMQNDIMVQLIPQDESGAVENLADLNVTSNLGRMTHYYFQQGGKMLRPTVSLLMGNACNSAANRSISEEYLAMLSTERSGIAAHLSVCQNQYKIGMIAEMIHTASLVHDDVIDEANTRRGSASVNAVWGNKMSVLVGDFILARATQILCSIGKPNIISVMASIIEDLVLGEFMQMSTTPTDATPVDRMKAYIEKTHRKTASLFASSCRSAAILADGSDLKLHEIAFEYGRNLGIAFQLADDLLDFIATADEMGKPVAADLKLGLATAPVLYACEQYPELNTMLLRKFKHDGDAEKAREIVVNSDGMDKTRRLIDSYSQKAVEMASSLPNRNESTEHLIKLAMSQSDRKF; this is encoded by the exons ATGGGTGTTCTACCGAAAATCAATATTGTCGCAAGGCAGTTCAG aaaatgttcaatggCAGCCACATCAACATCTACATCCTCATCAGATAATAGTGTTGCTTCAACAGCTTTCGTGCAGGAACATGTTAGACAAATGCAG aacgaTATAATGGTACAACTAATACCACAGGATGAATCGGGTGCCGTTGAAAATCTAGCAGACTTGAATGTTACATCGAATTTAGGACGAATGAcacattattattttcaacag ggtGGAAAAATGTTACGGCCGACTGTATCGCTTCTTATGGGAAATGCTTGTAATTCCGCAGCGAATCGTTCAATTTC agaagAGTACCTGGCAATGTTGTCAACAGAACGATCAGGGATCGCCGCTCATTTATCAGTATGTCAAAATCAGTACAAAATAGGAATGATTG CCGAAATGATCCATACAGCGTCTCTAGTGCACGATGACGTCATTGATGAGGCGAATACAAGGCGTGGATCAGCTAGTGTCAATGCTGTTTGGGGAAATAAAAtg tcagtGCTCGTCGGAGATTTCATTCTTGCTCGTGCCACGCAGATTCTTTGCTCCATCGGAAAACCCAACATCATTTCAGTTATGGCGTCGATTATTGAAGATTTGGTTTTA gGTGAATTTATGCAAATGTCAACAACTCCAACAGATGCTACACCAGTAGACAGAATGAAGGCTTATATAGAAAAAACTCATCGAAAAACTGCCAGTTTGTTCGCCAGTAGTTGCCGGTCTGCTGCTATTCTTGCAG ATGGATCAGATTTGAAGCTTCATGAAATTGCGTTCGAGTACGGTCGAAATTTGGGAATCGCTTTCCAACTTGCTGACGATCTTCTTGATTTTATAGCGACTGCTGATGAAATGGGAAAACCTGTGGCCGCTGATTTGAAATTAG gtCTCGCCACTGCTCCGGTACTATACGCTTGCGAGCAATATCCTGAGCTCAATACGATGCTTCTTCGAAAATTCAAGCATGATGGAGATGCTGAAAAAGCACGGGAAATTGTTGTAAATTCGGATGGAATGGATAAAACGCGAAGATTGATTGATTCATATTCACAAAAAGCTGTTgaaatg gCTTCATCCCTCCCCAACCGCAATGAATCTACGGAACATTTAATCAAATTAGCCATGTCACAGTCGGAtcgaaaattctaa
- the F27C1.2 gene encoding Copper transport protein (Confirmed by transcript evidence), producing MGTQLAILGWLAVALVVAAAENKSAYAQAADNFLDELAGKEVEAVPVPDEKDQNEHHEHSSHGSHAGHGGHEGHMMKMWFHGGFEEVILFDFWRTDSLFGMLLSCAAIFIMGATYEGVKWFRVFLQMTQTQAQVLANKSCVETTRSSGGTCHQSVTHSQSNKPQSEPFLISASVARTPATSPFSPQRLIQMLLYIFQLVLAYWLMLIVMTYNTYLTAAVVLGAGFGHWLFAVLQLRNCDGEVTDSFQTDACH from the exons atgGGTACACAATTGGCCATCCTAGGATGGTTGGCTGTGGCTTTGGTGGTTGCTGCTGCAGAAAATAAG AGTGCTTACGCACAAGCTGCAGACAACTTTCTCGATGAGCTCGCTGGAAAAGAAGTAGAAGCGGTTCCTGTGCCCGAtgaaaaagatcaaaatgAACATCATGAACATTCGTCTCATGGATCACACGCAGGTCATGGTGGACACGAGGGACATATGATGAAAATGTGGTTCCATGGAGGATTTGAAGAAGTTATTCTATTCGATTTTTGGAGGACGGATTCACTTTTCG GTATGCTTTTATCGTGTGCTGCTATTTTCATTATGGGCGCCACATATGAAGGTGTCAAGTGGTTCCGTGTATTTCTGCAAATGACGCAAACACAAGCTCAGGTTCTTGCCAACAAATCATGCGTGGAG ACAACGCGGTCTTCTGGAGGCACTTGCCATCAATCGGTTACCCACTCACAGAGCAACAAGCCTCAATCTGAACCGTTCCTGATATCGGCTTCGGTAGCGAGGACCCCTGCAACTTCGCCATTCTCTCCTCAACGGCTCATTCAGATGCTCttgtacatttttcaattggtgCTCGCCTATTGGCTCATGCTCATTGTGATGACTTACAACACTTATCTAA CTGCTGCGGTGGTATTAGGAGCAGGATTTGGACATTGGCTGTTTGCAGTTCTCCAACTCCGAAATTGTGATGGAGAAGTGACGGATTCGTTCCAAACCGATGCGTGTCATTAA
- the utp-14 gene encoding Small-subunit processome (Confirmed by transcript evidence): MSDDSDLDDVAHQKLLQSIHTPGTVKKNRLKKASKTKTDATSLLSHLTVSRPSTNKAKQSLGIGGLESTEKTGKKRKSEATADETTTKKKLKSKTLIPLKDVEARKEIEGKIAFTDLKKEVTQNWTELVQSNRVSDQLIFPLTKPDGIMWGDEKTEPVLTEKEMELMKATDIKMAKDRLSQMQRMRAIVGIQEAKNRYMKKIKSKGYHRILKREKRKQLLKEFDDLVARDPSAAHEKLAEMDLQRIMERGSLKHRGQNQKFKQMLEKHASRNPEVKKLLDEHLRMGRELKAKVATTAEDSDGEAPTSTEDPQNKKKSIHELIKDAAQEAEKESRKQVGTALVDTFLEDSDAQKVTLAQMRAKKRQEAAITRSISANTGASRENPLFDVDDTWQEKEDAKKAKQKKKKLLKAKESARKGTIGKVSYVDKNYDPKMEAKRAETFDEKVEKAVDSAGVHAAEKRQKEIEIDPSKFLELNTNDLTQVSSDFVEKMDQFDEEAAQVINEAFKDDDVIGDFEDMKEGVKEKEKVKDVDLNLAGWGSWVGPGMTEKKRRQNFVIKAKEKRRRDGERNGVIIAENMTAKDGIGKIQPRSLPFPYSRVEDYEAVLKQPLGLEWNMEKMRDELCKPAVVVEAGRAIRPINKKHLLGE, translated from the exons ATGAGTGATGACTCGGATCTTGATGACGTTGCTCATCAGAAGCTTCTGCAATCAATTCACACACCTGGAACTGTAAAGAAAAATCGTCTGAAGAAAgcatcaaaaacaaaaaccgaCGCAACTTCTCTTCTATCTCATCTTACAGTTTCAAg ACCTTCAACCAACAAAGCCAAGCAAAGTCTCggaattggtggcctagagtCGACAGAAAAAACAGGAAAGAAGCGAAAATCGGAAGCAACAGCAGATGAAACAACTACGAAAAAGAAGCTGAAAAGCAAAACATTAATTCCTCTAAAAGATGTTGAAGCTCGAAAGGAGATTGAAGGAAAAATTGCGTTCACTGATTTGAA aaaagaaGTGACACAAAATTGGACAGAGCTCGTTCAAAGCAACCGCGTCAGTGATCAATTGATCTTCCCTCTCACAAAACCGGATGGAATTATGTGGGGT GACGAGAAAACCGAGCCCGTACTGACCGAAAAGGAGATGGAATTGATGAAGGCTACAGATATTAAAATGGCAAAAGATCGTCTTTCACAAATGCAACGAATGCGTGCTATTGTTGGAATCCAAGAGGCCAAGAATCGAtatatgaagaaaatcaaatcgAAAGGATATCATCGAATtctaaaaagagaaaaacgaaaacaacttttaaaagaGTTTGATGATTTGGTTGCTCGTGATCCATCCGCTGCTCATGAAAAACTTGCCGAAATGGATTTACAGCGAATCATGGAAAGAGGAAGTTTGAAGCATCGCGGACAGAATCAGAAATTCAAACAGATGCTGGAAAAACATGCTAGCCGAAATCCAGAGGTCAAAAAATTGCTCGATGAGCATTTGAG aatgggaAGAGAATTAAAAGCAAAAGTCGCAACTACCGCTGAAGATTCTGATGGTGAAGCTCCAACTTCAACGGAAGATccacaaaataaaaagaagagTATTCATGAGTTAATCAAG gatgcCGCCCAAGAAGCGGAGAAAGAATCCAGAAAACAAGTTGGCACGGCTCTAGTTGATACTTTCCTCGAAGACTCCGATGCTCAAAAAGTGACACTTGCTCAGATGCGAGCCAAGAAACGACAAGAAGCTGCTATAACTCGAAGTATTTCAGCGAATACTGGTGCATCACGTGAAAATCCTCTATTCGACGTCGATGACACTTGGCAAGAGAAAGAAGATGCGAAAAAGGCAAagcagaagaaaaagaagctACTAAAAGCGAAGGAGTCAGCGAGAAAAGGAACAATTGGAAAAGTATCATATGTTGATAAGAATTATGATCCGAAGATGGAGGCTAAACGTGCAGAAACTTTTgatgaaaaagtggaaaaggcAGTGGATTCAGCTGGAGTGCATGCCGctgaaaaacgacaaaagGAAATTGAAATCGATCCGAGCAAATTTCTAGAGCTCAACACAAACGACTTGACACAAGTTTCGTCGgattttgttgagaaaatggATCAGTTTGATGAAG aAGCCGCTCAAGTTATCAATGAAGCTTTCAAggatgatgacgtcattggAGATTTTGAAGATATGAAAGAAGGAGtgaaagaaaaggaaaaagttaAAGATGTAGATCTCAATTTGGCCGGATGGGGCTCATGGGTTGGACCAGGAATGACTGAGAAGAAGCGACGCCAAAACTTTGTGATTAAAGCAAAAGAGAAGAGAAGAAGGGACGGAGAGAGAAACGGAGTAattattgctgaaaatatgacGGCTAAGGAT GGTATCGGAAAGATCCAGCCACGTTCTCTACCATTCCCCTACTCCCGAGTTGAAGACTATGAGGCTGTGCTAAAACAACCGTTGGGTCTTGAATGGAATATGGAGAAGATGCGAGATGAGTTGTGCAAACCTGCGGTTGTTGTTGAG gctGGAAGAGCTATTCGTCCAATCAACAAGAAGCATCTACTCGGAGAATAA
- the F27C1.2 gene encoding Copper transport protein (Confirmed by transcript evidence): MGTQLAILGWLAVALVVAAAENKSAYAQAADNFLDELAGKEVEAVPVPDEKDQNEHHEHSSHGSHAGHGGHEGHMMKMWFHGGFEEVILFDFWRTDSLFGMLLSCAAIFIMGATYEGVKWFRVFLQMTQTQAQVLANKSCVEFALQTTRSSGGTCHQSVTHSQSNKPQSEPFLISASVARTPATSPFSPQRLIQMLLYIFQLVLAYWLMLIVMTYNTYLTAAVVLGAGFGHWLFAVLQLRNCDGEVTDSFQTDACH, from the exons atgGGTACACAATTGGCCATCCTAGGATGGTTGGCTGTGGCTTTGGTGGTTGCTGCTGCAGAAAATAAG AGTGCTTACGCACAAGCTGCAGACAACTTTCTCGATGAGCTCGCTGGAAAAGAAGTAGAAGCGGTTCCTGTGCCCGAtgaaaaagatcaaaatgAACATCATGAACATTCGTCTCATGGATCACACGCAGGTCATGGTGGACACGAGGGACATATGATGAAAATGTGGTTCCATGGAGGATTTGAAGAAGTTATTCTATTCGATTTTTGGAGGACGGATTCACTTTTCG GTATGCTTTTATCGTGTGCTGCTATTTTCATTATGGGCGCCACATATGAAGGTGTCAAGTGGTTCCGTGTATTTCTGCAAATGACGCAAACACAAGCTCAGGTTCTTGCCAACAAATCATGCGTGGAG TTTGCACTTCAGACAACGCGGTCTTCTGGAGGCACTTGCCATCAATCGGTTACCCACTCACAGAGCAACAAGCCTCAATCTGAACCGTTCCTGATATCGGCTTCGGTAGCGAGGACCCCTGCAACTTCGCCATTCTCTCCTCAACGGCTCATTCAGATGCTCttgtacatttttcaattggtgCTCGCCTATTGGCTCATGCTCATTGTGATGACTTACAACACTTATCTAA CTGCTGCGGTGGTATTAGGAGCAGGATTTGGACATTGGCTGTTTGCAGTTCTCCAACTCCGAAATTGTGATGGAGAAGTGACGGATTCGTTCCAAACCGATGCGTGTCATTAA